ATGGGGCAAAAAGCCGAAGCTAGTCTAGGAATAATGGATAGTCAAAGTGTACGTTGGGGAAACAACCGTTCCCTTAATGGAGTTGATGGTAATAAAAAAGTCAAAGGGATTAAACGTCATGTGGTTGTTGACAAGAATGGTTTCCTGATCGCTGTTATGGTAACAATTGCATGTGTGCATGATAGCAAAGCAGCTTATCTGCTTGCCCGATATCTGAAAGAATTATGCTGTAATATAAAAGTAATTCTTGCTGATGCAGGTTATCGTGGAGAAGTATCGGAGAAAATAAAGAATACTTTTGGATATTTGCTGGATATTATAGTCAGCGGAGACAAAGTAAATGGCTTTAAACCAATTAAAAAGAGATGGATTGTTGAAAGAACTTTTTCTTAGTTTGACAACTATAGAAGGCTCTGCCGAAACTATGAATTTACATTCGATTCAGCAGAGGAAATGGTTAAACTGGCAAACATCAGAATGCTGTTGAATAAAATTTAAACAGGCTCTTAAATAATCAAGAATTTTGTGATAAATAAGCGTGATATCTATATTAAATTATTGCTGTCCGGTAAAACTTTTTAGATCAACAAAATAAAGGGCTGAGTTCTTAGATGAATTCAGCCCCAATTGTCTATATTCGTTTCGACCAAAAAATCCTTATAGACATGGGCAAAAGTATAAATTTTACCGGACAGCCGGTTCTATCACAGCTATTAAAATTCATCGATAAGCAAAAAATCTTAGATTTAAGCCAGAAAATGGGTTGTGAACGTTATGTCAAGAGCTTTGATGGCTATACTCATCTTGTGGTTATGCTTTTTGGTGTGCTCAAACACTTTGATTCCTTACGCGAACTGGAGATTGGGATGTTTGCGGAAGCAAA
The sequence above is drawn from the uncultured Bacteroides sp. genome and encodes:
- a CDS encoding transposase, yielding MITNYHFGNLNGTAVILLNKLREKVHVSMGQKAEASLGIMDSQSVRWGNNRSLNGVDGNKKVKGIKRHVVVDKNGFLIAVMVTIACVHDSKAAYLLARYLKELCCNIKVILADAGYRGEVSEKIKNTFGYLLDIIVSGDKVNGFKPIKKRWIVERTFS
- a CDS encoding DUF4372 domain-containing protein, translating into MGKSINFTGQPVLSQLLKFIDKQKILDLSQKMGCERYVKSFDGYTHLVVMLFGVLKHFDSLRELEIGMFAEANKLQHLGIDYIWLGVVLWQKQIKDGLRSFLPTSILCCWNNMGLF